In Azotosporobacter soli, a single genomic region encodes these proteins:
- a CDS encoding DNA-deoxyinosine glycosylase, whose protein sequence is MPMSKKVRLEEVSSFPPVCDERAKILILGSMPGAESRRQRQYYANPRNHFWEIIFTLFGATISVAQSSYAEKLSFVGAQGIALWDVIERCLQKENGSEDATLADAKTNDFAALFARYPGIQHVFFNGAKAYETFRRQIGFEAFKQIRFYKLTSSSPANAIGLPRKLKEWEVVRMKMQEERQAMPMERLLAVQERLLLLLDKLEEEKMERDETLNWERLHLASCARTGQILALRRGVDLELAGIACAVHDYGRMLTGRQRDHAANGYEPVKEFLRQCASFSAAENEMIAAAVREHSSKSSVGTPLEEIVKDADVLDCHLYGLPMARAEQQKRLDALLKEIGG, encoded by the coding sequence ATGCCTATGTCAAAAAAAGTGAGGTTGGAAGAAGTAAGCAGTTTTCCTCCGGTTTGCGATGAACGGGCGAAAATCTTGATCCTTGGCTCAATGCCCGGTGCGGAATCACGCCGACAGAGGCAATATTACGCGAATCCGCGCAATCATTTTTGGGAAATCATCTTTACGCTGTTTGGCGCAACGATTTCTGTCGCGCAAAGCAGTTATGCAGAAAAACTTTCGTTTGTCGGTGCGCAGGGCATTGCGCTCTGGGATGTGATTGAAAGATGCCTTCAAAAGGAGAATGGCAGCGAGGATGCGACTTTGGCGGATGCAAAGACGAATGATTTTGCCGCTTTATTTGCGCGCTATCCCGGCATTCAGCATGTCTTTTTTAACGGCGCTAAAGCCTATGAGACCTTTCGACGTCAGATCGGCTTTGAAGCATTTAAGCAGATCCGTTTTTACAAATTGACTTCAAGCAGTCCGGCTAATGCGATCGGATTGCCGCGAAAACTGAAAGAATGGGAAGTGGTGCGCATGAAAATGCAGGAAGAAAGGCAGGCGATGCCGATGGAACGACTGTTGGCGGTGCAGGAGCGGCTATTGCTGCTGCTTGATAAACTGGAAGAAGAGAAGATGGAACGCGATGAGACGCTGAACTGGGAACGTCTTCATCTGGCTAGCTGTGCACGAACAGGACAGATCCTGGCACTGCGGCGCGGCGTAGATCTGGAACTGGCAGGAATCGCCTGCGCGGTGCACGACTATGGCCGGATGCTGACCGGACGGCAGAGGGATCATGCGGCGAACGGCTATGAACCGGTGAAAGAATTTTTGCGGCAATGTGCAAGCTTCAGCGCAGCGGAAAATGAAATGATTGCGGCCGCGGTGCGTGAACACAGCAGCAAAAGCAGCGTCGGTACGCCGCTCGAAGAAATCGTCAAGGACGCCGATGTGCTTGACTGTCATTTATATGGTTTGCCAATGGCGCGAGCCGAACAACAAAAGAGGTTGGATGCTTTGTTAAAGGAAATAGGAGGATAA
- a CDS encoding VRR-NUC domain-containing protein has product MRLTEREFEQLCGQKTKNAAAMRRGPKEAEIQNSIRECLRWNGWFVVRHQQTLGSHRGLSDLTAIKDGVTVYIEVKTPHGVLSADQEAFRAEIEAHGGTYIVARSVEDVQALCGDFAKCLCQKK; this is encoded by the coding sequence GTGCGACTGACGGAACGTGAATTTGAACAGTTATGCGGTCAAAAAACGAAAAATGCCGCTGCAATGCGCCGCGGCCCTAAGGAAGCGGAAATCCAGAACTCAATTCGGGAATGTCTGCGTTGGAACGGTTGGTTCGTTGTTCGCCATCAGCAGACATTGGGTAGCCATCGCGGCTTAAGTGATCTTACCGCCATCAAGGATGGCGTAACGGTTTATATTGAAGTGAAGACGCCGCATGGCGTGTTGTCGGCCGACCAGGAAGCTTTTCGGGCCGAGATTGAAGCGCATGGCGGTACCTATATTGTGGCGCGCTCGGTGGAAGACGTACAAGCGTTGTGTGGTGATTTTGCAAAATGCCTATGTCAAAAAAAGTGA